In Pajaroellobacter abortibovis, the following are encoded in one genomic region:
- the fabI gene encoding enoyl-ACP reductase FabI gives MILANKKILITGVLTPRSIAYAIAEVTQQQGAEVLLTSFGRAMSVTQKSAKRLSPVPDILELDVSQPEHFAALRETLQTKWGVLHGAVHAVAYAPEDALGGNFLNTPWESVATAFRISTFSLKELAAAVVPLMKEGGSIVGLDFDSRLAWPIYDWMGVCKAGLESCTRYLARELGQKKIRVNLVAAGPLATIAAKAIPGFAVLEKSWMGQAPLGWGHQDMDSVAKAVCALLSDFFSSTTGEIIHVDGGYHALGAPPIPPSIDPESST, from the coding sequence ATGATTCTTGCGAATAAAAAAATATTAATTACAGGCGTTTTAACCCCCCGTTCGATCGCTTATGCAATTGCTGAAGTTACCCAGCAGCAAGGGGCTGAAGTCCTACTGACAAGCTTCGGTCGAGCGATGTCGGTCACCCAAAAAAGCGCCAAGCGGCTCTCTCCCGTCCCTGATATCCTTGAGTTAGACGTAAGCCAACCCGAACATTTCGCAGCCCTCAGAGAAACCCTCCAAACCAAGTGGGGGGTCCTTCACGGTGCAGTCCACGCCGTCGCTTACGCACCAGAAGATGCATTGGGAGGAAACTTTTTGAACACTCCCTGGGAAAGCGTAGCAACTGCTTTTCGAATCTCAACGTTCAGCCTTAAAGAGCTCGCAGCAGCTGTTGTACCTCTCATGAAAGAAGGGGGATCGATCGTAGGTCTTGATTTCGATAGTCGTCTGGCCTGGCCGATTTACGACTGGATGGGAGTGTGCAAAGCGGGGCTCGAATCCTGTACACGCTACCTGGCCCGCGAACTAGGCCAAAAAAAAATAAGAGTCAATCTCGTTGCCGCAGGGCCCCTAGCGACAATCGCCGCCAAAGCCATACCGGGATTTGCTGTACTCGAAAAGAGCTGGATGGGACAAGCTCCGCTCGGATGGGGGCATCAAGATATGGATTCCGTAGCGAAAGCTGTGTGCGCTCTCCTTTCTGATTTTTTCTCATCCACTACAGGAGAAATAATCCATGTGGATGGGGGCTATCATGCCTTAGGAGCGCCACCTATCCCTCCATCCATTGATCCTGAATCCTCCACCTGA
- a CDS encoding biotin/lipoyl-binding protein has protein sequence MGASRCCSWTGGLAAIQEADISFKAIGRLQTVRVQLGDQVKAGQVLTIIL, from the coding sequence ATGGGGGCTTCTCGCTGTTGTAGTTGGACTGGTGGTCTGGCAGCGATACAGGAAGCAGACATCAGCTTCAAAGCCATCGGCCGTCTTCAAACTGTTCGCGTGCAACTCGGCGATCAAGTCAAAGCGGGGCAGGTGTTAACCATAATTTTATGA
- a CDS encoding phosphoribosylaminoimidazolesuccinocarboxamide synthase, which translates to MIAEDILQKALQDPFDKTQCVGLGLKVEGKVRDSYHPQRGLRLLIATDRVSAFDRVLGSIPFKGQILTCLSYWWFQQLASLVHHHVRRMPDPNTLECIECTPLPVEMVVRRFLTGTTSTSMWVHYQAGERVFCGYVLPEGLRRNQRLNKPLLTPSTKAPAGQHDQSCSREEILRQSGLPADAFDEAAALAMLLFEAAEKRCAESGLLLVDTKYEFGRTPDGKVVVIDEIHTPDSSRLWKADSYEERLNAGEEPESLDKDFIRHYFQTQGFHGEGPIPPFPDAIRVEAARRYVQIFEQLTGVPFEPNTENPHTRLQNNLAPYQQR; encoded by the coding sequence TTGATCGCTGAAGATATTTTGCAAAAAGCCTTACAGGATCCTTTTGACAAGACACAATGTGTAGGTCTGGGACTAAAGGTCGAGGGGAAAGTGCGAGACAGCTACCACCCCCAAAGAGGGCTGCGGTTGCTAATCGCAACGGATCGTGTTAGCGCTTTTGACCGAGTTTTAGGCTCCATCCCCTTCAAAGGGCAGATTTTAACATGCCTTAGTTATTGGTGGTTTCAACAGTTGGCATCTCTTGTCCACCATCATGTACGCCGAATGCCTGACCCGAATACACTTGAGTGCATCGAATGTACCCCTCTTCCTGTTGAGATGGTGGTTCGCCGTTTTTTGACGGGGACCACTTCCACCAGCATGTGGGTTCATTATCAGGCGGGAGAACGTGTTTTTTGTGGCTATGTGTTGCCTGAAGGGCTTCGTAGAAATCAGCGCCTTAATAAGCCCCTATTGACCCCTTCCACCAAAGCTCCTGCGGGTCAGCACGATCAAAGCTGTTCGCGAGAGGAGATCCTTCGCCAGAGCGGCTTGCCCGCGGATGCTTTTGATGAGGCTGCAGCCCTTGCTATGTTGCTCTTTGAAGCGGCTGAAAAACGATGCGCTGAAAGCGGTCTCTTGCTTGTAGATACCAAATATGAATTTGGACGTACCCCCGACGGAAAGGTCGTTGTGATCGATGAAATCCATACGCCGGATTCCTCTCGCTTGTGGAAAGCCGACAGCTATGAAGAACGGTTGAACGCGGGTGAGGAGCCTGAGTCTTTGGATAAGGATTTCATCCGCCATTATTTCCAGACCCAAGGGTTTCATGGAGAAGGGCCTATCCCCCCCTTCCCTGATGCCATTCGAGTAGAGGCCGCTAGGCGATATGTACAAATATTCGAGCAACTCACAGGAGTACCCTTTGAACCGAACACAGAAAATCCGCATACACGTCTTCAGAACAACCTCGCACCCTACCAACAGAGATAA
- a CDS encoding protein-disulfide reductase DsbD family protein — protein MDWPLLFDSNSFSWLLAEKVGVAYMLAWVSGLSLTLTPCVYPMIVVTVGIFTGGSKIHSKAARAALAAAFVLGMSVVLTGLGIGFALSGTVFGSLLSNKWVTAAFAILFFGLASGMFGLWDVAFPLRVQQWLSSIGGLGWRGAFLLGAVSAFVAAPCTGPFLAGLLIWISTTQNIGLGATLMFVFSLGLGFPFFLVGTFALSLPKGGLWMVGVKWVLGLVLATFAFHFLALAFPSFSIHARSMVDGSWSWLWVGVSLVMSGALFVEKVKKGIQQKDILAYAPLFVLSMGLFLLVLRAESPPQGIDWMESETEGIALAAKEDRPLLLDFRAEWCSVCKEFEQRTLADPRVRSEMSRFVPIRIDLTYEAHPSALKERYRVMSLPTLILVDRRGIVRARFHEFILSDELLAAMRAIP, from the coding sequence ATGGATTGGCCTCTTTTATTTGATTCTAACTCTTTTTCATGGCTGCTAGCAGAAAAAGTAGGTGTGGCATATATGCTCGCATGGGTAAGTGGTTTGAGCCTCACATTAACCCCCTGTGTCTATCCGATGATCGTCGTTACAGTGGGAATTTTTACAGGAGGCTCCAAGATACACTCGAAGGCAGCACGAGCCGCTCTTGCAGCAGCCTTTGTGCTTGGAATGTCGGTCGTTTTGACAGGGCTTGGAATTGGTTTTGCTCTCTCGGGGACAGTCTTCGGCTCGCTCTTGTCTAACAAATGGGTGACGGCTGCTTTTGCTATTTTATTTTTTGGTTTGGCGAGTGGAATGTTTGGCCTGTGGGATGTTGCGTTCCCTCTGCGTGTACAGCAGTGGCTCTCTTCCATTGGGGGCTTAGGGTGGAGAGGGGCTTTTCTGTTAGGTGCAGTCAGTGCTTTTGTAGCAGCCCCCTGCACAGGCCCTTTTCTCGCTGGGCTTTTGATTTGGATCTCGACCACACAGAACATTGGGTTGGGTGCAACGTTGATGTTTGTTTTTTCTTTAGGCTTGGGTTTCCCCTTTTTTCTGGTGGGGACCTTTGCTTTATCTTTGCCGAAGGGGGGCCTTTGGATGGTGGGGGTAAAGTGGGTGTTGGGATTAGTTCTGGCAACCTTTGCGTTTCATTTTCTTGCCCTTGCATTCCCTTCTTTTTCTATTCATGCAAGAAGTATGGTTGATGGAAGTTGGTCTTGGTTATGGGTGGGTGTAAGTCTTGTAATGAGTGGTGCTCTGTTTGTGGAGAAAGTCAAAAAGGGGATTCAGCAGAAAGATATCCTAGCCTATGCGCCCCTTTTTGTTTTATCGATGGGGCTTTTTCTCCTGGTCCTTCGTGCAGAATCACCCCCTCAAGGAATTGACTGGATGGAATCTGAAACAGAGGGGATTGCTCTTGCTGCTAAGGAGGATCGACCGCTTTTGCTCGATTTTCGTGCGGAGTGGTGCTCGGTTTGTAAGGAGTTCGAGCAGCGGACCCTTGCCGATCCCCGAGTCCGATCCGAAATGAGCAGATTTGTCCCAATCCGGATTGATCTTACCTATGAAGCGCATCCAAGTGCTCTTAAAGAAAGATATCGTGTTATGAGCTTACCTACTCTTATTCTTGTCGATCGGAGAGGAATCGTGAGAGCTCGTTTTCATGAGTTCATCCTCTCGGACGAACTATTAGCAGCAATGCGCGCAATCCCATAA
- a CDS encoding TolC family protein: MSSRTIGFLLICFFLPAYFAWGGERELPEEWTLQEMLSLFRVRGLDLLLADAAVLKQRGEGIASAALSNPQVSFVIGPTINHVKEPGCSGCVRENIAWGISDQGALSSLLTGKQALKKGIAQGALWAMQWSRRDAQRHFEFILKTNYHELASAQQEHAFLKELHRSLTQLVALYQAHYPGTIDRAELDRMEIEKLEVDQALVDSQQQIRKAQVELAQLLGVQTQIPSFRVKEYSIPHWFASLLEPEKEQELLKTAMKRRPDRFMQSALFAKAVTALHLGKRERIPEIELGMGFNGIGYGQDAPSPPYLAAVVSTSIPVFYQRQGEIERAAAGLQAQAIEQAKNHAQIVWEVHAALVAFRAFYERMERMRSEMIPCAKTARDRVEMQYKQRAVSLIDVLDAQRQYIKTHFQYLEDVQACWSAMHQIEYVVGIELGE; this comes from the coding sequence ATGAGCAGTCGAACCATCGGCTTTCTTTTGATTTGCTTCTTTCTCCCTGCGTATTTTGCATGGGGAGGGGAACGAGAACTGCCCGAAGAGTGGACTCTCCAAGAGATGCTTTCTCTTTTCCGCGTTCGTGGTTTGGATCTGCTTCTTGCCGACGCTGCTGTGCTCAAGCAACGAGGGGAAGGGATCGCGAGCGCAGCGCTTTCGAACCCTCAAGTCAGTTTTGTAATCGGTCCGACAATCAACCATGTCAAAGAACCTGGGTGTAGTGGCTGCGTGCGTGAAAATATTGCGTGGGGGATTTCTGACCAAGGAGCCCTCAGTTCTCTTCTCACGGGGAAACAGGCACTCAAAAAAGGGATTGCTCAGGGTGCTCTCTGGGCGATGCAATGGTCCCGTCGAGATGCCCAGCGGCACTTCGAATTTATTCTTAAGACGAATTATCACGAGCTCGCTTCCGCTCAGCAAGAACATGCCTTTTTGAAGGAGCTGCATCGTAGTCTAACACAGTTGGTTGCCCTTTATCAGGCCCACTACCCTGGGACTATCGATCGAGCTGAGCTGGATCGGATGGAGATAGAAAAGCTGGAGGTGGATCAGGCCCTGGTGGACAGTCAACAGCAGATCAGAAAAGCGCAAGTTGAACTTGCTCAACTCCTTGGTGTTCAAACACAGATCCCGTCTTTTCGGGTAAAGGAGTATTCAATCCCTCACTGGTTTGCTTCTTTGCTGGAACCAGAAAAAGAACAGGAGTTGCTTAAGACTGCGATGAAACGTCGACCCGATCGATTCATGCAGTCTGCTTTGTTCGCAAAGGCGGTGACGGCGCTTCATTTGGGAAAACGGGAGCGCATCCCTGAAATTGAGCTTGGGATGGGATTTAATGGGATTGGATATGGACAGGATGCACCGAGTCCACCGTACCTCGCGGCGGTCGTTTCCACTTCGATCCCTGTCTTTTATCAGCGGCAAGGGGAAATTGAACGAGCTGCAGCAGGATTGCAAGCGCAGGCGATCGAACAAGCGAAGAACCACGCGCAGATTGTATGGGAAGTCCATGCTGCTCTGGTCGCTTTTCGTGCCTTCTATGAACGTATGGAAAGAATGCGTTCAGAGATGATTCCTTGTGCAAAGACAGCGAGAGATCGCGTGGAGATGCAGTATAAGCAGAGAGCGGTGAGTCTCATTGATGTGTTAGATGCCCAGCGGCAGTACATCAAGACCCATTTTCAGTATTTGGAAGATGTGCAAGCGTGTTGGAGTGCTATGCATCAAATAGAATATGTGGTGGGGATAGAGCTTGGGGAATGA
- the purS gene encoding phosphoribosylformylglycinamidine synthase subunit PurS, with protein MIKATILVRLKREVLDPQGDAVGRMLEKLGFQEVKRVRVGKLIELDLDAHRTQDREYLLARLIQMADGLLANPVMETYEIQVEDSGSMDGGIGGAPKA; from the coding sequence GTGATAAAAGCGACTATCCTTGTTCGATTAAAGAGAGAAGTGCTCGACCCCCAGGGCGATGCAGTCGGGCGAATGCTTGAAAAGTTAGGATTTCAAGAGGTGAAGAGGGTTCGTGTCGGTAAACTGATCGAACTTGATCTGGATGCGCATCGGACTCAAGATCGAGAATACCTCCTGGCCCGATTGATTCAAATGGCGGATGGACTCTTAGCGAATCCAGTGATGGAGACGTATGAAATTCAGGTGGAGGATTCAGGATCAATGGATGGAGGGATAGGTGGCGCTCCTAAGGCATGA
- a CDS encoding DUF3575 domain-containing protein — MKKGLLIWLGVVLGIGLGLGGVSLRQARALDGGGDASCLQDAGCTSPEEGGAGNEDEEELSCEAGICPTTTPDNWGCVVGATRLSRSGDKGVGDLLLAIGIGLLRLKSIVSKKHRGGGTWLWAILVVSCVMGWRRLSWAKPASNQNPKEGSSVGQERNLVFSIEDEEEEELRRRFALSYNPFTLLLTRVGLNLEALLISHHGLNLTFFYASTLTNEDSHNNRFQGVGGELGYRYYTGECGLRGLYVGPSLLLGIYNAIPLVGDRIPYWNVGGALDIGWQAIVANRTVVGVGGGIQYTVPSEKFPAQELPASVYAIEGFRPRFLMAFGFAFD; from the coding sequence ATGAAGAAAGGGCTCCTGATTTGGCTGGGGGTGGTGCTCGGGATTGGTTTGGGGTTAGGGGGGGTGTCTCTTCGGCAGGCGAGGGCTCTGGATGGAGGGGGGGATGCTTCCTGTTTGCAGGATGCAGGGTGCACTTCTCCAGAAGAGGGGGGTGCGGGGAATGAGGACGAGGAGGAATTGTCTTGCGAGGCTGGGATTTGTCCTACGACCACGCCGGACAATTGGGGATGTGTGGTAGGGGCTACTCGATTGTCGAGATCGGGTGATAAAGGTGTGGGAGATCTCCTTCTAGCAATAGGGATAGGACTTCTGCGGCTTAAGTCTATCGTGTCAAAAAAGCACAGAGGAGGGGGAACCTGGCTGTGGGCCATCTTGGTTGTTTCTTGTGTGATGGGTTGGCGTAGGCTTTCGTGGGCAAAGCCTGCTTCGAACCAGAATCCAAAGGAGGGCTCTTCTGTGGGTCAGGAAAGGAACTTGGTCTTTTCTATAGAGGACGAGGAGGAGGAAGAGTTGAGAAGGCGATTTGCTCTTTCGTATAATCCATTTACGCTTCTCCTGACTCGGGTTGGTCTTAATTTGGAGGCTCTCTTGATTTCCCATCATGGATTGAATCTGACTTTTTTCTATGCGTCTACCCTGACCAACGAAGATTCGCATAACAATCGGTTCCAGGGGGTAGGAGGAGAATTGGGATATCGCTATTATACAGGGGAGTGTGGGCTTCGAGGTCTTTACGTTGGACCTTCGCTTCTCTTAGGGATATATAATGCAATTCCTCTTGTTGGGGATCGGATTCCTTATTGGAATGTGGGGGGGGCACTGGACATCGGTTGGCAGGCGATTGTGGCCAATCGGACAGTTGTGGGGGTGGGAGGGGGGATACAGTATACAGTCCCAAGTGAGAAATTCCCCGCTCAGGAACTCCCAGCTTCTGTCTATGCGATTGAAGGGTTCCGTCCGAGGTTTTTGATGGCGTTCGGTTTTGCATTCGATTAA
- a CDS encoding efflux RND transporter periplasmic adaptor subunit — MSRKWCRRSDFFLGTWWWLVVLFACKGGEGVAIQSSWDKNGVWLTESQMREHQVVLYDVVEVDLEEPIKLTGRVDFGEERMARVLPPFAGRVTRVDAQLGQTVQSKQRLAVIEAPEMVVASSDWKKAKTECLVAKRTYERQRVLFEQQAGSGVAFESAEDQYRKAVAEQDRARQKVLGFQSVPASGGMAQAYSLISPIAGHVVGRSVRSGLEVQGQYGGGQSVPLFTVADLGQVAIFMNVPERLIPEVKKGKGVRVVARGYPGHVWVGKVDWISDVLEAQTRTVAARCLVENPDHLLKPEMFVDVQVQGRHELGLWIPSASILHFGEHVFVLIKTDEGVGKVFLQPWPIGVRDGELNGGVLVVRNLSKGQQVAAGGVSFLFQSF, encoded by the coding sequence ATGAGCCGAAAATGGTGTCGCAGGAGTGACTTTTTCTTGGGTACATGGTGGTGGCTTGTTGTTCTGTTTGCTTGTAAAGGTGGGGAAGGGGTAGCTATTCAGTCTTCATGGGATAAGAATGGGGTCTGGCTTACAGAGAGTCAGATGCGGGAGCACCAGGTTGTCCTTTATGACGTGGTTGAAGTTGATTTGGAAGAACCGATTAAATTGACTGGGCGAGTCGATTTTGGTGAGGAGCGGATGGCTAGGGTCCTCCCACCGTTTGCTGGACGGGTGACTCGGGTGGATGCACAATTGGGTCAAACTGTTCAATCAAAGCAGCGCCTTGCTGTGATCGAGGCTCCGGAAATGGTGGTGGCTTCGTCGGATTGGAAGAAAGCCAAGACGGAGTGTTTGGTTGCAAAGCGAACCTATGAGCGTCAGCGTGTGCTATTTGAGCAACAAGCTGGGTCTGGAGTGGCTTTTGAGTCTGCTGAGGATCAGTATCGCAAGGCGGTTGCTGAGCAGGATAGGGCTCGTCAAAAGGTTTTGGGATTTCAGTCAGTTCCCGCTTCTGGGGGGATGGCTCAGGCTTATTCTTTGATCTCGCCGATAGCTGGTCATGTAGTGGGGCGCAGTGTCCGTTCTGGTCTTGAGGTACAGGGGCAGTATGGAGGGGGGCAGTCCGTTCCGCTGTTTACGGTTGCGGACCTTGGGCAGGTGGCCATTTTTATGAATGTGCCTGAGCGTTTGATTCCTGAGGTGAAGAAAGGAAAGGGGGTTCGTGTTGTGGCGAGAGGATATCCAGGGCACGTCTGGGTGGGGAAGGTGGATTGGATTTCGGATGTTCTTGAGGCCCAAACTCGTACGGTTGCGGCACGATGTTTGGTGGAGAATCCCGATCATCTGTTGAAGCCTGAGATGTTTGTCGATGTCCAGGTACAAGGGAGGCACGAGTTGGGACTTTGGATTCCGTCCGCTTCGATCTTGCATTTTGGGGAGCATGTGTTTGTTCTGATCAAGACGGATGAAGGGGTGGGGAAGGTTTTTCTGCAGCCATGGCCTATTGGTGTGAGGGATGGGGAATTGAATGGGGGTGTTCTTGTCGTTCGCAACCTTTCGAAGGGGCAGCAGGTTGCGGCGGGTGGGGTTTCGTTTCTTTTTCAGTCGTTTTGA
- the glyQ gene encoding glycine--tRNA ligase subunit alpha, which yields MGFQKIILSLSNFWAERGCLLVQPYNSEVGAGTYNPATFLRALGPEPWNVAYVEPSRRPTDGRYGDNPNRFQQFHQFQVILKPPPENIQDLYLESIQSLGINPLDHDIRFLEDDWESPTLGAWGLGWQVWLDGLEITQFTYFQQVGGFDCRPVSGEITYGLERIAMAIQDKSSVYDVEWGPGIPYRELVKQSEWEWSAYNFEYADIDAHFKTFDHDEAEVKRLLSIASEPRRKLVLPAYDFLVKAVHQFNVLEARGAISVTERARYVGRLRALARQVAAAYLEQRETLGFPLCQKRPDFATQKEDH from the coding sequence ATGGGCTTTCAAAAAATAATTCTGTCTTTATCCAATTTTTGGGCGGAGCGGGGGTGTCTCCTGGTTCAGCCCTACAATTCAGAGGTTGGGGCTGGTACCTACAATCCTGCTACCTTCTTGCGCGCGCTGGGACCAGAGCCCTGGAATGTTGCTTATGTAGAGCCGTCTCGCCGTCCTACGGATGGACGATATGGGGACAACCCAAACCGTTTTCAACAATTTCATCAATTTCAAGTTATTCTCAAGCCCCCTCCTGAGAATATTCAGGACCTCTATTTGGAATCGATTCAATCTCTTGGGATCAATCCCCTCGATCATGATATTCGCTTCTTGGAGGATGATTGGGAGTCACCTACACTGGGAGCGTGGGGCTTGGGGTGGCAAGTATGGCTTGATGGGCTTGAGATTACGCAGTTTACCTATTTTCAGCAGGTGGGGGGATTTGACTGCCGCCCTGTTTCAGGTGAAATCACCTATGGCCTCGAACGCATTGCGATGGCTATTCAAGATAAAAGTTCAGTCTACGATGTGGAATGGGGCCCGGGAATCCCCTATCGAGAGCTCGTAAAGCAATCCGAGTGGGAGTGGAGCGCGTATAATTTTGAGTATGCGGACATCGATGCGCATTTTAAGACGTTCGATCACGATGAAGCGGAAGTGAAGCGGTTGCTGTCAATCGCTTCTGAACCACGAAGAAAATTGGTTTTGCCAGCCTATGATTTTTTGGTCAAAGCAGTCCACCAATTCAACGTTCTAGAAGCGCGGGGTGCCATTAGCGTTACGGAACGGGCGCGGTACGTTGGACGCCTTCGTGCGCTTGCGAGGCAAGTGGCGGCAGCGTATCTGGAACAGAGAGAAACCCTTGGATTCCCTCTTTGCCAGAAGCGACCAGATTTTGCTACCCAGAAAGAGGACCACTAG
- a CDS encoding TolC family protein, translating to MFLSLRSSSQKTVWSWAGIGLFVLSAHSIWAEGPPLAAVAPPLHQPLQLSSPLTLNQGLQLFRARAFDLRLADAQVQVAQGDRRAAAAVANPSFSVQAGPTFNYNPNVEGCSGCQPYAVQWDASDNGAFHSWLSGKRGLRIRSAEAALGAAKWNRVDVQRVLEARFKIQYTQVAWAKAALDFSREQQSSLVQTVKLYRARFPGVMDEGALARIELQKLESDQAVTTAWMNYRQAQLGLGFLLGMQGEQQKIEVEQDMLTFRPIRSLQSVSESDLITRALTHRPDLQSIGWERARALSELELAKRERIPDIALITQYSQLGQGQNGGQPMSISFGISLELPAFYQQQGDIQRARADVKTQELSQAKIVSQVVAEVTSAWSVYRTACELVERMKSEILTRAKVIRDNVHYQVTKGIAELALIDFLDAERTYIATHMDYLNQVMAYWTAVYQLEQAIGEELNE from the coding sequence ATGTTCCTTTCTCTTCGTTCGAGTAGCCAGAAAACTGTATGGAGTTGGGCAGGGATAGGTCTCTTTGTACTTTCAGCTCATTCTATTTGGGCAGAAGGGCCTCCTCTCGCTGCGGTTGCTCCTCCTCTTCATCAACCATTGCAACTCTCTTCCCCTCTGACGCTCAATCAGGGATTGCAGCTGTTTCGTGCCCGCGCTTTCGACTTAAGATTAGCGGATGCGCAAGTCCAGGTGGCGCAAGGGGATCGAAGAGCAGCAGCTGCAGTTGCGAATCCGAGTTTCTCGGTGCAGGCGGGGCCTACCTTCAATTACAATCCAAACGTGGAGGGGTGTTCGGGATGTCAGCCTTATGCGGTGCAGTGGGATGCTTCAGACAATGGGGCTTTCCATTCTTGGCTTTCGGGGAAGCGAGGATTGCGAATCCGATCGGCTGAAGCTGCACTCGGGGCAGCCAAGTGGAATCGGGTAGATGTGCAACGAGTGCTCGAAGCTCGATTTAAGATCCAGTACACTCAGGTTGCATGGGCCAAAGCAGCGCTCGATTTCTCAAGAGAGCAACAGAGCAGTCTAGTCCAGACGGTAAAGCTCTATCGGGCCCGTTTCCCTGGGGTCATGGATGAAGGGGCGCTTGCTCGGATTGAGCTGCAGAAACTTGAGTCTGACCAAGCGGTTACCACCGCTTGGATGAATTATCGTCAGGCTCAGTTGGGGCTCGGTTTTTTACTTGGAATGCAAGGAGAACAGCAAAAAATTGAAGTGGAACAAGATATGTTGACATTCCGGCCGATCCGATCCCTTCAATCTGTGTCTGAATCCGATCTAATCACGCGGGCGCTGACTCATCGGCCCGATCTTCAATCAATTGGATGGGAAAGGGCTCGCGCTCTCTCTGAACTAGAACTTGCCAAGCGTGAGCGGATTCCTGATATTGCTTTGATCACGCAATATAGTCAGCTTGGACAAGGTCAGAATGGAGGGCAGCCAATGAGCATTAGCTTCGGTATTTCTCTTGAATTGCCTGCTTTTTATCAACAGCAAGGGGATATTCAGCGTGCTCGTGCGGATGTGAAGACGCAGGAGCTCTCTCAGGCCAAAATCGTCTCTCAGGTGGTTGCTGAAGTGACCTCTGCATGGTCTGTTTACCGTACTGCTTGTGAGCTTGTGGAACGGATGAAAAGCGAAATCTTAACGCGCGCGAAGGTGATTCGAGATAATGTCCATTACCAGGTGACGAAAGGGATTGCGGAATTGGCTTTGATCGATTTTTTGGATGCGGAACGAACTTATATTGCTACGCATATGGATTATCTCAATCAAGTGATGGCTTACTGGACAGCGGTCTATCAGCTTGAACAAGCGATTGGGGAGGAGTTAAACGAATGA